Proteins encoded by one window of Ignavibacteriota bacterium:
- a CDS encoding T9SS type A sorting domain-containing protein, with product MKHLYCCIIIILASNLLGAQEYWEKISPDGQFVNFTKVPNSDICISITDAGEIFRSTDDGYNWTNSEFNLNHNVSEFRYINGNLYASNPASTSKSTDNGISWAGIFTSDNESSEWHFEGNNNGELIRTVSKKIYYSSNSGNSWNLVHTLSEDSPTILKAKIDDSSRIHIFLRFKLGNTFLRKIIHSEDYGNTWEFPIFEYPAEFFYDFDLSLNGTRYILIKGEINSYDVLKWGVNDISWDYVFNTDFKTAKVFADDFHALVAAIATTEHEYKIFRTSNNGLNWDEIRHHSISNSIFNPTHFDYNYDEKLLSVRDSANIKVFFKKAGTLFEPASCPISSLQNSVYVDNNLTPFRVTGSSSGEDGSGILRCNKTVICNPVNYISNWGNYIKYINFIDRNGEILFGPYKYKGNKVWTLDDWLENVPLNYAGGYAGGITNQFYVNGKSFVARHRGIYISHDNGASYQALPIENMYLPTLNVALDEINNDILSSGNIFIKFSHLSSWPPNSYDRQWIDNQDTIKWNDFPNNYTRFTDHTKKRYHVAILGSDTVFASEFPTGENYKMLRIWDGNSYTNSDFKIDDDFADIKSNGVDKFWITRSRINNLTAGSIVEVNGRFNSFETLPEIYFRNFLQSINNFDFLNGKIYVSTGNGVYRTSKNLNLPKLTLNVKGSAVTTSIGDTLTLEFTLFSENSIIDETVKINIFNPLIDSTLSIAVDSTGKLFYNFIISDSVAFGDYQLSAFATGDNNQSSNTVPVLINVADFNSNRYYIHENEGFKIIFDAGLNNEFINNAGKLSLKNQQEIRINDILVYNGSVEIDINSFTFSGNGELFIENSIVPGSLLPEKFVLFNGNFSLNFFNPNLLIIPHSYSSAFDNATKFFGAVLEIDSLGFLRDNKVVSGIKFDAAVRVPGVKGSCEAGVQSKLILREMEFSKTGINLTNASLQNIGLIPTVCIKDLSVSYESEKDSLFISGELSTSFFESIVAECGLIGGNINFIGLSVTTTQPIPIIGTPIGLKSISGSVSGIVNPPLIIEIGATLSSIKEGLFEINLTGELEIPNRISFLANGNFIKIPGDDKWQIVSNIGGELDVRSHINLFGNVQALTLGGSDYFISASADLNYVWSPSERLSGNLNGNVTIQEVEDWQGNIIYDLVDKFVGLPYQIANGELAFEDERIAGQFSSQLPIFGSVDIFMTADLSQNFPECCEIGLGSVNINEFVKQGIPPAFNLPSGDEGLIDNKRDSPIVLKNIPYLLSNTRRDTIPVAYNTSMIIAMISSSNILPESSIKNPEGNTFTQTNQDTTIVYHENVSKKVAVWLLKNPQQGEWIIEFIDSDENDSLDVFAFFNQEIADINIIKNDNDIQFLWDGTPAEDSTVYDFYIDNNNEGFNGLFIGSAYEHSELFEFTFQDNFPHCDNYFYVVKKEGGILIRKYLDTIVQFDKNNIQAPSDFSFSYNSTTDSLTFSWQSNILNVNGFIIKQVKNSNDSTIAVLDAQTMQFSLKLSDFEGEYFYMYSFSESGDISCQSSLFRLEKPALEMHNISLNQGWNLISTYVDPENTSIPVVWEDVKENVVIIKNNAGATYIPSFDIDGIVNWNVIEGYQVYASQSDSLIITGQQVVPEDNDIALTSGWKIVSYLRNSPMNIIDALVTLTDDEALVIAKNNSGGTYLPMFDINTIGNMQPGQGYQMYLSKNSTLTYPANSSGKRAMAGEPFVRLPKILKPEHSHTGNNSTLVVLADTPDGNEIGIYSENDVLIGSGIFFDGKAAVTIWGDNPQTPETDGAKANYELRMKNYDVNTGRISEVEISELTDIISGDGYSQLTYKRDALILAKAKVESQGSDLSLSVRPNPFSDELAIEFNLMNEEEVSVRVYDVSGGLVRSLYAGQLNAGSQKFSLNGSNLASGEYTIILTIGNERFMRKIVRVK from the coding sequence ATGAAGCATTTATACTGTTGTATTATCATTATCTTGGCTTCAAATTTGCTTGGAGCGCAAGAATATTGGGAGAAAATTTCTCCCGATGGTCAGTTTGTCAATTTCACCAAAGTACCTAATTCAGACATTTGTATTTCAATTACAGATGCCGGTGAAATTTTTAGAAGTACAGATGATGGTTATAACTGGACAAATTCTGAATTTAATCTTAACCATAATGTTTCAGAATTCAGATATATAAACGGAAATCTATATGCTTCAAATCCAGCTTCAACATCAAAATCAACGGATAATGGTATTTCCTGGGCAGGGATTTTTACATCTGATAACGAATCATCCGAATGGCATTTTGAGGGCAATAATAATGGAGAATTGATAAGGACAGTTTCAAAAAAAATTTATTATTCAAGCAATTCCGGTAATTCGTGGAATCTTGTACATACTTTATCAGAGGATTCCCCAACCATTTTAAAAGCTAAAATTGATGACAGCAGCAGAATACACATTTTTTTGCGTTTCAAATTAGGGAATACTTTTTTAAGGAAAATAATTCATTCAGAAGACTATGGAAATACATGGGAATTTCCGATTTTTGAGTACCCGGCAGAATTTTTTTATGATTTTGATTTATCTTTAAATGGTACAAGATATATATTAATTAAAGGTGAAATAAACTCTTATGATGTATTAAAATGGGGAGTTAATGATATAAGCTGGGATTATGTTTTTAATACTGATTTCAAAACTGCAAAAGTGTTTGCAGATGATTTTCATGCATTAGTTGCCGCGATTGCTACTACAGAACATGAATATAAAATATTCCGTACATCGAACAACGGATTAAATTGGGATGAAATACGACATCATTCAATCAGCAATTCAATTTTCAATCCGACTCATTTTGATTATAATTATGATGAAAAATTGCTATCTGTGCGGGATAGTGCAAATATCAAAGTTTTCTTCAAAAAAGCAGGAACCTTATTTGAGCCGGCTTCATGTCCAATATCCAGTTTGCAAAATTCAGTTTATGTTGATAATAACTTAACCCCATTTCGTGTTACCGGCTCATCCTCCGGAGAAGATGGTTCTGGTATCTTAAGATGCAATAAAACTGTAATTTGTAATCCGGTAAACTATATTTCAAATTGGGGGAATTATATAAAGTATATCAATTTTATTGATAGAAATGGAGAAATTTTATTCGGACCTTACAAGTACAAAGGCAACAAAGTATGGACTTTAGACGATTGGCTCGAAAACGTACCTTTGAATTATGCGGGAGGTTATGCAGGAGGTATAACAAATCAATTTTATGTAAATGGTAAATCATTTGTTGCAAGACATCGTGGAATATATATTTCTCATGATAATGGTGCCTCTTATCAAGCACTTCCAATTGAAAATATGTATTTACCAACATTAAATGTAGCACTTGACGAAATTAATAATGATATACTTTCAAGCGGAAATATATTTATCAAATTTTCACATTTGAGCTCATGGCCTCCAAACTCTTACGACAGACAATGGATTGATAATCAGGATACAATTAAGTGGAATGACTTTCCTAATAATTATACGCGATTCACAGACCATACCAAGAAACGTTATCATGTTGCTATATTAGGCTCTGATACAGTTTTTGCATCAGAATTTCCAACAGGTGAAAATTATAAGATGCTTAGAATATGGGATGGAAATTCTTATACTAACAGTGATTTTAAGATTGATGATGATTTTGCAGATATAAAATCAAATGGAGTTGATAAATTTTGGATAACACGTTCCAGAATAAACAATCTCACAGCCGGTTCAATTGTCGAGGTTAATGGAAGATTTAATAGTTTTGAAACTTTACCTGAAATCTATTTCAGAAATTTTTTGCAAAGCATTAATAATTTTGATTTTTTAAATGGGAAAATATATGTGTCGACAGGTAATGGTGTTTATAGAACATCGAAAAATTTAAACCTTCCCAAATTAACTCTGAATGTTAAAGGAAGTGCTGTAACTACTTCTATCGGCGATACTCTAACATTGGAATTTACCTTGTTTTCAGAAAACAGTATTATTGACGAGACAGTAAAAATTAATATTTTCAATCCTTTAATTGACTCAACTTTAAGTATTGCTGTTGATTCAACCGGTAAATTGTTTTATAACTTTATTATTAGTGACAGTGTCGCATTTGGAGATTATCAGCTATCTGCTTTTGCAACCGGTGATAATAATCAAAGCAGTAATACAGTTCCCGTCTTGATAAATGTCGCCGACTTTAATTCAAATCGTTATTATATACATGAAAATGAAGGTTTCAAAATTATATTTGATGCAGGATTAAATAATGAATTTATTAATAATGCAGGTAAATTGTCATTAAAAAATCAGCAGGAAATTCGAATAAATGATATATTGGTTTATAATGGCTCTGTCGAAATTGATATTAATTCATTTACATTTTCAGGTAATGGTGAATTATTTATAGAAAATTCTATTGTTCCCGGAAGTTTATTACCTGAAAAATTTGTATTGTTTAATGGAAATTTCAGTTTGAATTTCTTTAACCCTAATTTATTAATAATTCCACATTCATACAGTTCAGCTTTCGATAATGCTACTAAATTTTTTGGGGCTGTTCTTGAAATTGACAGTTTGGGATTCTTAAGAGACAACAAAGTTGTATCAGGTATCAAGTTTGATGCTGCTGTAAGAGTACCCGGAGTAAAGGGAAGTTGCGAAGCCGGAGTACAGTCTAAGCTCATTTTGAGAGAAATGGAATTTTCTAAGACAGGGATAAATTTAACAAATGCAAGTTTACAGAATATTGGCTTGATTCCAACTGTTTGTATAAAGGATTTATCTGTATCATACGAATCTGAAAAGGATTCACTATTCATTAGTGGTGAACTTTCGACTTCTTTTTTTGAAAGTATAGTTGCAGAATGTGGTTTAATAGGAGGGAATATTAATTTTATTGGTCTTAGCGTAACCACCACCCAACCAATACCTATAATTGGCACTCCAATCGGCTTAAAGTCTATTTCAGGAAGTGTTTCCGGTATTGTAAATCCACCGTTAATAATTGAAATAGGTGCAACATTATCAAGTATAAAAGAAGGTCTTTTTGAAATAAATCTTACTGGAGAATTGGAAATACCCAATCGAATTTCATTTTTAGCTAATGGTAATTTCATTAAAATACCGGGTGATGATAAATGGCAAATTGTGAGTAATATTGGTGGTGAACTGGATGTCCGAAGCCATATCAATTTGTTTGGAAATGTACAGGCACTTACTCTCGGAGGCAGCGACTATTTTATATCAGCATCTGCCGATTTGAATTATGTCTGGTCACCTTCTGAAAGACTTAGTGGGAATCTGAATGGAAATGTTACCATTCAGGAAGTAGAAGATTGGCAAGGAAATATTATTTACGATTTAGTTGATAAGTTTGTTGGTTTGCCTTATCAAATCGCAAATGGCGAATTAGCTTTTGAAGATGAAAGAATTGCAGGTCAATTTTCATCGCAACTGCCAATATTCGGCTCTGTAGATATTTTTATGACAGCTGATTTATCACAAAACTTTCCTGAATGCTGTGAAATAGGATTAGGTTCTGTAAACATAAATGAATTTGTTAAACAAGGAATTCCACCTGCTTTCAATTTGCCTTCGGGTGATGAAGGTTTGATTGACAATAAAAGAGATTCACCAATTGTACTTAAAAATATTCCTTATCTGCTAAGCAATACGAGAAGAGATACCATTCCCGTAGCTTACAATACATCAATGATTATTGCGATGATATCAAGCAGCAACATTCTGCCTGAATCTTCAATTAAGAATCCCGAGGGTAATACATTTACTCAAACTAATCAGGATACAACCATTGTTTATCATGAAAATGTTTCCAAAAAAGTTGCTGTTTGGCTATTAAAAAATCCGCAACAAGGTGAATGGATAATTGAATTTATTGATTCAGATGAAAATGATTCTCTTGATGTGTTTGCTTTTTTCAATCAGGAAATAGCAGATATTAATATTATTAAGAATGATAATGATATTCAATTTTTATGGGATGGAACACCGGCTGAAGATAGCACCGTATATGATTTTTATATTGATAACAACAATGAAGGTTTTAATGGTCTGTTTATTGGTTCCGCTTATGAACACAGCGAATTGTTTGAATTTACATTTCAGGATAATTTCCCCCATTGTGATAACTACTTCTATGTAGTAAAAAAGGAAGGTGGAATTTTAATTAGAAAATATCTTGATACAATAGTTCAGTTTGATAAAAATAATATTCAAGCTCCAAGTGATTTTTCTTTCTCCTATAACAGCACTACAGATTCGCTTACTTTTTCTTGGCAATCAAACATTTTAAATGTTAATGGCTTTATAATAAAGCAAGTAAAAAATTCAAATGACAGCACAATAGCCGTCTTAGACGCACAGACCATGCAATTTTCATTAAAATTGTCTGATTTTGAAGGTGAGTATTTTTATATGTATTCATTTTCAGAATCAGGCGATATTAGCTGTCAATCCAGCTTGTTTAGGTTAGAAAAGCCTGCTTTAGAAATGCATAATATCTCATTAAATCAGGGTTGGAACCTCATCTCCACTTATGTCGATCCGGAGAATACATCTATTCCGGTAGTTTGGGAAGATGTGAAGGAAAACGTGGTTATTATCAAGAATAATGCGGGTGCTACATATATTCCATCATTTGATATAGACGGAATTGTTAATTGGAATGTGATTGAAGGTTATCAGGTTTATGCATCTCAGTCAGATTCACTCATAATCACAGGGCAGCAAGTTGTTCCCGAAGATAATGATATTGCTCTTACTTCGGGTTGGAAAATTGTTTCCTACCTGCGTAACAGCCCGATGAATATCATAGATGCCCTCGTCACTCTTACTGATGATGAAGCACTCGTAATTGCCAAAAATAATTCAGGAGGCACGTATTTGCCTATGTTCGACATCAATACAATCGGCAATATGCAGCCCGGACAAGGCTATCAGATGTACCTGAGCAAAAATTCAACTCTGACTTATCCTGCTAACTCTTCAGGGAAGCGAGCTATGGCTGGTGAACCGTTTGTCAGATTACCGAAAATTCTGAAGCCTGAACACAGTCACACAGGGAATAACTCAACCCTTGTTGTTCTTGCAGATACTCCTGACGGCAATGAAATTGGCATATATTCCGAAAATGATGTGCTTATCGGCTCAGGCATATTCTTCGATGGTAAAGCAGCAGTTACAATTTGGGGTGATAATCCCCAAACGCCTGAAACTGACGGAGCGAAAGCCAATTACGAATTACGAATGAAAAATTACGATGTCAATACTGGTAGAATCAGCGAAGTTGAAATCTCAGAACTTACTGACATTATCAGTGGCGATGGATATTCACAGCTTACTTACAAGCGTGACGCTCTAATACTTGCTAAAGCAAAAGTGGAAAGTCAAGGTAGTGATTTATCGCTTTCGGTACGTCCGAATCCGTTTTCAGATGAACTTGCTATCGAGTTTAATCTGATGAATGAAGAAGAAGTATCAGTCAGAGTTTACGATGTAAGCGGTGGATTAGTTCGCTCACTTTACGCAGGTCAACTGAATGCCGGCTCGCAGAAATTCTCATTAAACGGCTCAAACCTTGCAAGTGGTGAATACACTATAATTCTCACAATCGGAAACGAAAGATTCATGCGGAAAATTGTGAGAGTGAAATAA
- the pheS gene encoding phenylalanine--tRNA ligase subunit alpha, whose amino-acid sequence MIEEIKKVRLEAEASLNKVKDLNSLEAYRMEFLIKKGKVQGLLERMKDVPKEEKPLIGKELNLLRQFAEGEYSRLKEEFESAAETIADIDLTLPGRRSFKGTFHPVLKTIEDFVKIFDTMGFTVAEGPDVEDGFHNFDALNFAQDHPARDMQDTFFVESDKELLLRTHTTPVQVRIMMSQKPPIRSIMPGRVYRNEAISARALAEFHQIDGIYIDKNVTFAELKATMIAFAKRMYGEDLKFRFRPSYFPFTEPSAEVDITCYLCSGKGCRVCKYSGWLEIAGCGMVHPNVLTACGIDPEEYSGYAFGFGIERITMLRTGIDDIRYLYENDLRVLKQF is encoded by the coding sequence ATGATTGAAGAAATAAAGAAAGTTCGTCTTGAGGCAGAAGCATCTCTAAACAAGGTGAAGGATTTGAATTCACTGGAAGCTTACCGCATGGAATTTCTCATAAAAAAAGGGAAAGTTCAGGGATTACTTGAAAGAATGAAAGATGTTCCCAAAGAGGAAAAGCCCTTAATTGGTAAAGAGCTTAATTTACTCAGACAATTTGCCGAAGGTGAGTATTCACGTCTTAAAGAAGAATTTGAATCTGCAGCGGAAACAATTGCAGATATTGATTTGACGCTTCCGGGAAGACGTAGTTTCAAAGGCACGTTTCACCCCGTTTTGAAAACAATTGAAGATTTTGTCAAAATATTCGACACTATGGGCTTTACAGTTGCAGAAGGTCCTGACGTTGAAGATGGATTCCATAATTTTGATGCATTAAATTTTGCCCAGGACCATCCGGCTCGCGATATGCAGGATACATTCTTCGTCGAAAGCGATAAAGAACTGCTTTTGAGAACTCATACAACACCTGTGCAGGTTCGAATTATGATGTCACAGAAACCACCAATCCGCTCAATAATGCCCGGAAGAGTTTATCGCAACGAGGCAATAAGTGCAAGAGCCCTTGCTGAATTTCATCAGATTGACGGCATTTATATTGATAAAAATGTAACTTTTGCAGAGCTCAAAGCAACAATGATAGCCTTTGCAAAGCGTATGTATGGAGAAGATTTGAAATTCCGTTTCCGTCCATCATATTTTCCATTTACAGAGCCAAGTGCTGAAGTGGATATAACTTGCTATCTGTGTAGTGGAAAAGGCTGCCGCGTTTGTAAATATTCCGGCTGGCTTGAAATCGCAGGTTGTGGAATGGTGCACCCGAATGTGCTGACTGCATGCGGTATTGACCCTGAAGAATACAGTGGATATGCATTTGGTTTTGGTATAGAAAGAATCACTATGCTTAGAACCGGGATTGATGATATCCGGTATTTATATGAAAATGATTTGCGTGTTTTAAAGCAATTTTAA
- the nusA gene encoding transcription termination factor NusA, whose translation MARGKAKHKIDKRVIVEAFTEMAKHKSIDRDLLQGILEETLSMIIRKKYGQDANFEIIVNMDKGDIEIYLMREIVETVEDDVLQISLDEALKYSEEAVEIGDDFIEEITLDNIADSFGRRLVTLASQNLNQRIRDVEKDNIYREYASKVGEIIVGEIYQIRRHDLLILHNKIEMRLPREEQIPNEPYKYKKNHTIKAIVKEVKRNGMGGQPEIVLSRSNNEFLAKLFEIEIPEIYDGIIQIKSIARDPGERSKVAVISYDDRVDPVGACVGMKGIRIHSIVRELNNENIDLIEFSDEPKLYISRALSPAKVSDIEVNMETRTANVIVGDDQVALAVGKSGQNVRLASMLTGFNIILSKSGEEDIELAEFKAEFGDELFTAVISLGIETAREFLEAEPEDLLALEGMTKEKLIELRLIILIEFDESESKEYVDRIKAFEKE comes from the coding sequence ATGGCACGCGGAAAAGCCAAACATAAGATTGATAAAAGGGTAATTGTCGAAGCCTTTACAGAAATGGCTAAGCATAAAAGCATTGACAGGGACCTTCTTCAGGGTATTCTTGAAGAGACTTTATCTATGATTATTCGTAAGAAGTATGGGCAGGATGCTAACTTTGAGATAATAGTCAACATGGACAAGGGTGATATCGAAATCTACCTTATGAGAGAGATTGTTGAGACTGTTGAAGATGACGTTCTTCAAATTTCTCTTGATGAAGCATTGAAGTACAGCGAAGAGGCAGTTGAGATTGGCGACGACTTTATCGAGGAAATCACACTTGATAATATTGCCGATAGTTTTGGAAGAAGACTTGTTACTCTTGCTTCTCAGAATTTAAATCAGCGTATTCGTGATGTTGAAAAAGATAATATCTATCGTGAGTATGCATCAAAAGTAGGCGAAATCATTGTAGGTGAAATATACCAGATAAGACGACACGATTTACTTATTTTACATAATAAAATCGAAATGCGTCTTCCCCGTGAAGAACAAATTCCAAATGAGCCATATAAATACAAGAAAAATCATACGATAAAAGCTATTGTAAAAGAAGTTAAACGCAACGGAATGGGTGGTCAGCCCGAAATAGTTTTATCCCGTTCAAATAATGAATTTTTAGCAAAATTATTTGAAATCGAAATTCCTGAAATTTATGATGGAATTATCCAAATCAAATCTATTGCCCGTGACCCGGGCGAAAGGTCAAAAGTTGCTGTTATTTCTTATGATGACAGAGTTGACCCTGTTGGCGCTTGCGTTGGTATGAAAGGTATAAGAATTCACTCAATTGTCAGAGAATTAAATAATGAAAATATTGACTTAATCGAATTTTCTGACGAGCCAAAACTTTATATATCCCGCGCATTATCACCAGCGAAAGTTAGTGATATTGAAGTAAATATGGAAACACGAACTGCAAATGTAATTGTGGGTGATGATCAGGTTGCACTCGCTGTAGGCAAAAGTGGACAGAATGTGCGTTTAGCTTCAATGCTTACCGGTTTTAATATTATTCTAAGTAAATCAGGTGAGGAAGACATCGAACTTGCTGAATTTAAGGCAGAGTTTGGTGATGAATTATTCACGGCAGTTATTTCCTTAGGTATTGAAACAGCCCGTGAATTCCTTGAGGCAGAACCTGAAGATTTACTTGCATTAGAAGGTATGACCAAAGAGAAATTAATTGAATTGCGACTGATTATTCTCATTGAGTTTGATGAATCAGAAAGCAAAGAATACGTAGATAGAATAAAAGCGTTTGAAAAAGAGTAA